The genomic region ATATGATTATAGTTTATTATTGACGTCGTCTTTGATGGTGAATGCTTATGCATTTACTGAGTTGACGAATGAATTCGGACTTAAAAATGTGTTTATGGTTGATAGCTCTAATCACCAAAAGAATATGAAGCACCGTGTCGGAAAGCAAATTTCAAATCATATCCTTTTTAAAGAAGGCGTTTCATACCAAGAATTGAATCAATATGTTAAAACAAAATGTATTACAGAAATAGATGCATCTGAACAATCCACCATTACAGATGATGATTTATTACTTTATTATATTGATGACAATAAAGAAATAGCGTTTCAAACGGTCAATCATGCATTATTGGGTAAGGAAACAGGTATTTATGGTGTCTTGAAACACTTTCATTCTACAATTTCATCATTAAAAAACGGGAATGAAGATCAATAAAGAATGTGCTAAAAGAATAGTTTAGGCACATATAAGGATATATCGAAAGGTGATAAGCGTTAATATGGAAAATCAAACAAATCATAATGAAGAATTAGAAAGAATTAACAAGGAAATTGAAGCGGAGTTACTGTCAGAAGATAAAAGCGAAACATTAAATGAAAAAAAGCAATTTCTCACAGCTAAATTTATAGTGACATTAATTATTGCGATTATGATGCTAGCAGGAGTAGTCAAGTTATTTTTCTAAATGAAGTTATGACTGTAGGGAGGTGTACACCACATCTCTTTAGAAATATAAAGCTAAAAAATTGTAATTGGAATCTATTCAGTTTAAGTTGATGATAAGAGAGATAGAGATGGAGGGATTTTGTATGACTCAAAAAGTTGTTATTATTGGTGCTTCTATTGCAGGTACCTTTGCCACTTCTGCATTAAGACGTAATGGTTTTGAGGGAGATATTACTTTAATCAGTGCTGAACAATCATTACCCTATGACAAACCACCACTCTCAAAAGAATGGATGCAAGAAAAAGAAAATGAAGCACCACCAAAGCTCAAAAAAGACCAATATTATGAAAACAAAAGAATTAATCTAGAGTTAGGAGTCACGATTAATCAAATTAATCCAAAAGAAAAAACAGTGACTTCAGAAGATGGACGTGTATACCCATATGATAAGCTCGTACTTGCAACAGGAATGTCTCCAAGAAAGCTACCACATTTGAATAGCGATTTAGACGGTGTCTTGTATTTAAGAACTTTTGAAGATGCATTAGCATTAAAGCGACAAGCACAAAAAGCAAAATCAGCAGTCATTGTTGGTGGAGGCTTTGTAGGTTTAGAAATTGCAGCTTCATTAAGAGAATATGGCGTTGATGTCACTGTAGTCCTCCGTGGAGATATACCACTCAAAAAAGTAGTAGGTCAAGAAGTCGGACGTTATATCAAAAAGCTTCATGAGTCCAAAGGTGTTACATTTATCACGCATGATGAGATTGAAGCAGTCAAAGGTGATCAGCAAATAGAACAAGTTGTGACAAAAGAGGGGCGTACGCTTGCGACAGATTTATTGCTAATAGGTATTGGTGCAACATTTAATGATGCGATACGTCATCAAGATCTCAAAACGAACAAAGGTTATATTGTGAATGAATATGGAGAGACGTCATTACCGGATGTTTATGCAGCGGGAGACGCAACGCTATGGCCATTCCGAGGTGAATTAATCCAAGTCGAACATTGGGAAAATGCATTTAATCAAGGAAAATCAATTGCACAGAACATTATGAACCCTAGATCAAATGCATATGATGTCATCCCTTATTTTTGGTCTGATCAATATGATGAAAACTTTGAATATCTAGGTCATGCTAAAACTTGGAAAGATGTGAAAGTTGAAGGTGAGATGGCAACAGGCCAGTTTGCAGCAACCTATTATGACGATCACAATCAACCTATTGCAGTGTTTTGGTCAAATGGTTATAAAAAGCGTGATGACGTCGAAGCTTTATTAAAATCATAAATTTTTCATGAAGCTTGGATACAGTAACGCTTTAAGAGAACGCTACAGCTGCACAAATGTTGGTGAATCATCTTGTGCAGCTATGAGGTTCTACTCGAAGTCAAAGCGCAAACCCAACAACCTTGATGAACGGTGTTTCGCATGCAGAGTTTTCGGCATAACTTCGCAATTCTTCAAAATTTGAGGAACAATTTTTTGAATTACTCGAGTTATGCTCAAACTCAAACCGCATGCTCAACAACCTTGTGATAGACGGTGTTTCGATTGCTGACTTCTCAACAGAACTACACATTTTCACAAAATTTGAGGAACAATTTTGTTCACTGCTAGGTTCTGCTCGAAGTCAAAGCGCAATCTCAACAACCTTGTTAAGGGAGTGGGGTTGTTTTGTTTTTGATTGTTTTTTGTTTAGTTAATTTTTTGGCTATTTGTGGTGCATATTGAAAGAGGGCGACGCCGATGATGGCGGAGATTAAAATGAAAATCCCACTAAATGTCTTGATTTGTGCACTTGCAAAGGCGGCTATAATGATAGAAAATTCCCCGCGCTGTGTGAATGAAAATCCTGCGCGTATGGCGGGCTGAGGCCTCAAACCATATTGCTTGCCCCCGACATAACCAACAATCAGTTTGGCGAAGATGGACCACACAATGAGTACACATAATGTTTCCCACATTGGAATCCCATTAGTCAGTTGAATAGTCATTCCAAAATTAATAAAGAATACAGGCATTAATAAATCTCTTAAGTTTCGAACCGTTTGTTGGAGCGCAGAAGGTTTTTGA from Staphylococcus felis harbors:
- a CDS encoding NAD(P)/FAD-dependent oxidoreductase, whose product is MTQKVVIIGASIAGTFATSALRRNGFEGDITLISAEQSLPYDKPPLSKEWMQEKENEAPPKLKKDQYYENKRINLELGVTINQINPKEKTVTSEDGRVYPYDKLVLATGMSPRKLPHLNSDLDGVLYLRTFEDALALKRQAQKAKSAVIVGGGFVGLEIAASLREYGVDVTVVLRGDIPLKKVVGQEVGRYIKKLHESKGVTFITHDEIEAVKGDQQIEQVVTKEGRTLATDLLLIGIGATFNDAIRHQDLKTNKGYIVNEYGETSLPDVYAAGDATLWPFRGELIQVEHWENAFNQGKSIAQNIMNPRSNAYDVIPYFWSDQYDENFEYLGHAKTWKDVKVEGEMATGQFAATYYDDHNQPIAVFWSNGYKKRDDVEALLKS